In the Paenibacillus sp. FSL H7-0357 genome, one interval contains:
- a CDS encoding MarR family transcriptional regulator: MKVTLKDKIMDLLIDKEGLTDREITNAILGVNEPQQAVNQVCRLLTSKGIIRRIIRRDGLIGNYIIAKETVQKSSPLNQTKQVEIRPSIFKEDNLKQILKDFLHADGWETQIAWGRTPGIDINANRGTQRWIIEVKGLGSLNPMNVNYFLAVLAETLQRMDDPNAKYSIALPDVKQFRNLWDRLPLLAKQRTGITAIFIDELGRINENGL, translated from the coding sequence GTGAAAGTAACTTTAAAAGATAAGATCATGGACCTTTTAATAGATAAAGAGGGGTTAACTGATCGAGAAATAACTAATGCAATATTAGGTGTAAACGAGCCACAACAAGCGGTTAATCAAGTTTGTAGGCTATTGACGAGTAAAGGAATCATTAGAAGAATAATCCGTAGGGATGGATTAATAGGAAACTATATAATTGCTAAAGAAACGGTTCAGAAATCATCTCCACTCAATCAAACAAAACAGGTTGAGATTAGACCATCGATATTTAAGGAGGATAATCTCAAACAGATCTTGAAGGATTTCCTTCATGCTGATGGTTGGGAAACACAAATTGCTTGGGGGAGAACGCCTGGTATTGATATTAATGCTAATAGAGGGACTCAGCGATGGATCATTGAAGTAAAAGGATTGGGATCATTAAATCCAATGAATGTAAATTACTTCCTTGCTGTTTTGGCGGAAACACTTCAACGAATGGATGATCCAAATGCTAAATACAGCATTGCATTGCCTGATGTTAAGCAGTTTCGTAATCTTTGGGATAGACTTCCATTGTTAGCTAAACAGCGGACTGGAATTACGGCTATATTTATAGATGAATTAGGCCGTATTAATGAAAATGGATTATAA
- a CDS encoding DUF1819 family protein — protein MTIELEYSATLTGASFLLYEFKQVVGLKIQGLDEQEIRERVLSENLFQYQVNASLKRSLPSVLRRASILNDPLCQMVLEQSLESAKIINLYAIMKTDRLFFEFMNEVIREKFESSNYLLEKKDINLYFFSKAEQDAKVSGWTEQTVSKLKNVIKRILLESGILKNTKTGELNGILMDEQLKQYLIQIGDVAYVKAMGEV, from the coding sequence ATGACTATAGAATTAGAATATAGTGCCACTTTAACTGGTGCTTCCTTCCTACTTTATGAGTTCAAGCAGGTAGTGGGACTTAAAATACAGGGGTTAGATGAACAGGAAATAAGGGAGAGAGTTCTCTCTGAAAACTTATTTCAATATCAGGTAAATGCAAGTCTTAAACGAAGTTTACCTTCCGTATTACGTAGAGCAAGCATACTTAATGATCCGCTATGCCAAATGGTGTTGGAGCAATCATTGGAATCAGCAAAAATTATCAATCTGTATGCGATTATGAAGACAGATCGACTTTTTTTTGAGTTTATGAATGAGGTTATTCGTGAGAAGTTTGAATCGAGTAACTATCTATTGGAAAAAAAGGATATTAATCTATATTTTTTCTCGAAAGCAGAACAAGACGCAAAGGTATCTGGTTGGACAGAGCAAACCGTATCGAAATTGAAAAATGTTATCAAGCGAATCTTGCTAGAGTCAGGAATTTTAAAAAATACAAAGACTGGCGAATTGAACGGAATTTTGATGGACGAGCAATTAAAACAGTATTTGATTCAGATCGGAGACGTTGCCTACGTAAAGGCAATGGGTGAGGTATAA
- a CDS encoding helix-turn-helix transcriptional regulator, whose translation MDKTRKLKRILMLYEMIKNGEKFNKSEMALEFGVHERSIQRDIDDIRSYLYERHTGEELVYSYSVKAYQKTTSSREKLTEVELLAVTKILIESRAFTRSEMQGVIQSIINQAEKHERISIKEAIQNEMHHYKPLNHNKPLLELIWVISNGIRRQTVIQITYERMDGNETQRRVMPLSIVFSEFYFYLVANIENSKYDEPAFFRLDRLKKCDLTDDSFRILQQKRFEAGELRNRIQFMYSGELIRLQFEFWGPSLSAVLDRFPNGNVIKRNEHSWIIEAQVYGTGCIMWLLSQGPNIKVIKPQSLKEIMKEKIQAMAMIYQ comes from the coding sequence ATGGATAAAACGAGAAAGTTAAAACGAATATTAATGTTATATGAGATGATAAAAAATGGCGAGAAATTCAACAAAAGTGAAATGGCTTTAGAATTTGGCGTTCATGAACGTTCTATCCAGCGGGATATTGATGATATAAGAAGCTATTTATATGAACGACATACTGGAGAAGAACTTGTCTATAGTTATTCTGTAAAGGCGTATCAGAAGACCACTAGTAGTAGGGAGAAACTCACGGAAGTTGAACTATTAGCTGTTACAAAAATACTGATAGAAAGTAGAGCATTTACTCGATCAGAGATGCAAGGAGTAATCCAATCGATAATAAATCAAGCTGAGAAACATGAGAGAATAAGTATAAAAGAAGCTATACAAAATGAAATGCATCATTACAAACCATTGAATCACAATAAACCATTGTTGGAGCTTATTTGGGTGATTAGCAACGGAATTCGAAGACAAACTGTAATTCAAATCACCTATGAAAGAATGGATGGTAATGAAACTCAGAGAAGAGTAATGCCACTTTCCATAGTGTTTTCAGAGTTTTATTTTTATTTAGTCGCTAATATCGAAAATAGCAAGTATGATGAACCAGCCTTCTTTCGGCTTGATCGATTGAAGAAGTGTGATCTAACAGATGATTCTTTTAGAATTTTACAACAAAAGCGCTTTGAAGCAGGCGAACTCAGAAACCGAATTCAATTTATGTATTCGGGTGAGTTAATCAGATTACAGTTTGAATTTTGGGGGCCTTCGCTTTCTGCTGTTCTAGATAGGTTTCCAAATGGAAATGTAATTAAAAGGAATGAGCATAGTTGGATTATCGAAGCACAGGTGTATGGGACAGGGTGTATCATGTGGTTATTAAGCCAAGGACCCAACATAAAGGTAATCAAGCCTCAAAGCTTGAAGGAAATTATGAAAGAGAAAATACAGGCCATGGCCATGATATATCAGTAG
- a CDS encoding ferredoxin: protein MKRIVVSDKCVACGTCSLESELMTERSDGKAVAWGTGMITNEQYKSFIPVLKNCPTGAISVVDDINQVGETASIIKLKKIIDEKLKSYEVKYPTTESFDYIDKEYIAPLFINKDKSGYEYSSYDRASKEGFREFERSIYSQRKTMVQSMLIGYKTKKLSSFAYYEKNSGDFYDGVCQEITKVLSEVEFMAKEITKGRIKLPADFLLFEVGPDKDYDGELYCYKLRHTEQLDYLSEGAQPASYYDCYIDINELNDKYSFDLNQVKEIFMEHVSFELSNQLSKHIFEWMDTIINEFSKLVSKKINEKIVIIKSALKECSFGDISIKENSTSDLREELMKLIKETEKIELKKEFAYLSVDTDYDSSYRFTSESKCREAAGNRLWRFFDTCQNYFSLSYATNISEELTQKYYYQVNNIFDDFKTKLQKIYDKFEMEYPNATIQTTVKSKIVTIDFASFERLSLNINFEIRELINENVLEYGRFNYNDYLEYDREAIEIWSSLDWKKGIFGRDIEYTKYSYSLRFSGMLNGYEKACNECCKLAYEDGFLQEYYQKLMGNILQDVRRSIVNNLS from the coding sequence ATGAAACGTATTGTTGTATCCGATAAATGTGTAGCTTGTGGGACATGTTCACTGGAAAGTGAACTGATGACAGAAAGGTCTGATGGTAAGGCAGTAGCATGGGGCACTGGAATGATTACAAATGAACAATACAAGTCCTTTATACCTGTCTTGAAAAACTGTCCAACTGGTGCTATTAGTGTTGTCGATGATATTAATCAAGTGGGAGAGACAGCGAGTATTATTAAATTAAAAAAAATTATTGACGAAAAATTAAAATCTTATGAGGTGAAGTATCCTACAACTGAAAGTTTCGATTATATAGATAAAGAGTACATAGCGCCATTATTTATTAATAAAGATAAATCAGGATACGAGTATTCCTCCTATGATAGGGCCAGTAAAGAGGGATTCCGAGAATTTGAAAGAAGCATATACTCACAAAGGAAAACAATGGTACAATCCATGCTAATCGGGTATAAAACTAAAAAGCTATCTTCTTTTGCCTATTATGAGAAGAATTCGGGTGATTTTTACGATGGGGTTTGTCAGGAGATTACGAAGGTATTGAGTGAAGTAGAGTTTATGGCAAAGGAAATCACTAAAGGGCGGATTAAGTTGCCCGCTGATTTCTTACTATTTGAAGTAGGGCCAGATAAAGATTATGATGGTGAATTATATTGTTATAAACTAAGACACACGGAGCAACTCGATTACTTGAGTGAAGGAGCTCAGCCCGCGTCTTATTACGATTGTTATATTGATATAAATGAATTGAATGATAAATATTCTTTTGATTTAAATCAAGTGAAGGAAATTTTTATGGAGCATGTATCTTTTGAGCTATCTAATCAATTGTCAAAACATATTTTTGAATGGATGGATACAATCATAAATGAATTTAGTAAATTGGTTTCTAAAAAGATTAATGAGAAGATTGTGATCATTAAATCTGCATTAAAGGAATGTTCCTTTGGGGATATTTCAATTAAGGAAAACTCCACTTCAGATTTAAGGGAAGAATTAATGAAATTAATTAAAGAGACGGAGAAAATAGAACTAAAAAAAGAGTTCGCTTATCTTAGCGTGGATACCGATTACGATTCAAGTTATCGTTTTACTTCTGAGAGCAAGTGTCGAGAGGCAGCAGGAAATCGCCTGTGGAGGTTTTTTGATACTTGCCAAAATTATTTTTCATTAAGCTATGCAACGAATATTAGTGAAGAGCTTACTCAAAAATATTATTATCAAGTCAATAATATTTTTGATGATTTCAAAACCAAACTACAGAAAATCTACGATAAATTCGAGATGGAGTATCCGAATGCTACAATTCAAACTACAGTAAAAAGTAAAATAGTTACTATAGATTTCGCTTCCTTTGAACGGTTGTCGTTAAATATTAATTTTGAAATAAGAGAATTAATTAATGAAAATGTATTAGAATATGGTAGATTTAATTATAATGATTATTTAGAGTATGATCGTGAAGCAATTGAAATTTGGAGTAGTTTAGATTGGAAAAAGGGTATTTTCGGAAGGGATATTGAATATACAAAGTACAGCTATTCATTAAGATTCTCTGGGATGTTAAACGGATATGAAAAGGCATGTAATGAATGCTGTAAATTAGCTTACGAGGATGGATTTTTACAAGAATACTATCAAAAACTTATGGGGAATATTTTGCAGGATGTCCGACGGAGTATAGTTAATAACTTGAGCTAA
- a CDS encoding DUF262 and DUF1524 domain-containing protein: MKAVETNLLKFLQGTKQFIIPIYQRKYSWTISQCRQLWNDILRAAEDEKIKGHFVGSIVYIERGLYQISSVPQLLVIDGQQRMTTLTLFLLALGKAIEESDQPCDITRRKIMNYYLVNNDEEGDQYHKLILTKSDKDTLISLTSKKSLPEEFSQRVYENYNFFIDSIKKSEIDLNKLFQGIAKLIVVDISLDRDHDNPQLIFESLNSTGLDLSQADLIRNFVLMRLEPKEQAELYTEYWYPMERSFGNLNDSNLFDRFMRDYLTVKMGKIPNIQDVYTVFKDYVYQQSEQTVNEIVEDIYRFSKYFVKLAFQTEKDKNINQVLVDINALKVDVSYPFLLEVYDDYGQQKLSKEDFITILELVEAYVFRRSICGVPTNSLNKTFATISKEIDKDNYMESAIAAFLLQDSHRRFPKNEEFIQESLVKDVYNFRNRNYLLRKLENFNRKEIVDIESYTIEHIMPQNKNLSSEWRESLGISWEEIHNTYLHRLGNLTLTRYNSELSDKPFLVKREMKGGFADSPLRLNKELGRLDVWNEDEITKRARSLADLAVRVWKYPQISDEVISKYSKNNSKVETVSYTIADHPELKGEMLALYEELRKRISNLDSSVRMEYKKLYVAFKTITNFVDIVPQKSRLRISLNMAFREIKDPQGICKDVSNLGRWGNGDVEFSLSSVNEIEYAMFLIKQSFEKQLDDE, encoded by the coding sequence GTGAAGGCAGTTGAGACAAATTTACTAAAGTTTCTGCAAGGTACGAAACAGTTCATCATCCCCATTTATCAGCGGAAATATAGCTGGACAATTAGTCAGTGTCGCCAACTTTGGAATGATATCTTGCGAGCAGCAGAAGATGAGAAGATTAAGGGGCACTTTGTTGGCTCGATCGTATATATTGAGCGAGGGCTATATCAAATTTCCTCAGTACCACAATTGCTTGTCATAGATGGGCAACAACGGATGACCACATTGACTTTATTTTTACTAGCTTTAGGAAAGGCTATTGAAGAAAGCGATCAACCCTGTGATATCACCAGAAGAAAAATTATGAACTATTATCTAGTCAACAATGATGAAGAGGGCGATCAATATCATAAACTTATTCTAACAAAAAGCGACAAGGATACCTTAATAAGTTTGACATCGAAAAAAAGTCTTCCTGAAGAATTCTCACAAAGAGTATACGAAAACTATAATTTTTTCATAGATTCTATCAAGAAGAGTGAAATTGATTTGAATAAGCTTTTTCAAGGTATTGCTAAACTAATTGTTGTGGATATTTCGTTGGATCGTGATCATGACAATCCACAATTGATTTTCGAAAGTCTAAATTCTACAGGACTAGATTTATCACAGGCTGATTTGATTCGGAATTTTGTCTTAATGAGATTGGAGCCCAAAGAACAAGCTGAACTATATACTGAATACTGGTATCCAATGGAACGTAGCTTTGGGAATTTAAACGATTCCAACTTGTTTGACCGTTTTATGCGTGATTATCTGACAGTAAAGATGGGTAAAATCCCCAATATTCAAGACGTATATACAGTTTTTAAAGATTATGTTTATCAACAGAGTGAGCAAACGGTAAATGAGATTGTGGAGGACATTTACCGATTCTCTAAGTATTTCGTGAAATTGGCTTTCCAGACAGAAAAAGATAAGAATATCAATCAGGTGCTAGTTGATATTAATGCCTTAAAGGTTGATGTATCATATCCATTCTTACTTGAAGTATACGATGATTATGGACAACAAAAGCTCTCAAAAGAAGACTTTATTACAATCCTTGAATTGGTTGAGGCATATGTATTTCGAAGATCCATTTGCGGGGTCCCTACAAATTCCCTGAATAAAACATTTGCAACGATCAGCAAGGAAATTGATAAGGATAATTATATGGAAAGTGCCATAGCGGCATTCTTGCTTCAAGATTCCCATCGTCGTTTTCCGAAGAATGAGGAATTTATACAGGAATCGCTTGTTAAAGATGTATACAACTTTAGAAATCGAAATTATTTGCTTCGGAAATTGGAAAACTTTAATCGTAAAGAGATTGTAGATATTGAGAGTTATACGATAGAACATATTATGCCCCAGAATAAGAACCTATCGTCTGAGTGGAGGGAAAGCCTTGGGATTAGTTGGGAGGAAATCCACAATACATACTTACATAGACTTGGAAATTTAACACTAACCCGTTACAATTCTGAGCTAAGTGATAAACCCTTTCTCGTGAAGAGGGAAATGAAGGGGGGCTTTGCAGATAGTCCCTTACGATTAAATAAAGAACTTGGCAGACTTGATGTTTGGAATGAAGATGAAATCACTAAACGTGCTCGTTCACTTGCAGATCTAGCGGTTAGGGTTTGGAAATATCCACAAATTTCAGATGAGGTAATATCGAAATACAGCAAAAATAATTCAAAAGTAGAGACTGTTTCATATACTATTGCCGATCACCCAGAGTTAAAGGGGGAAATGTTGGCATTGTACGAAGAATTAAGAAAACGCATCAGTAATCTTGATAGCTCCGTTCGCATGGAGTATAAAAAACTATACGTTGCTTTCAAAACGATAACGAACTTCGTCGATATTGTGCCACAGAAAAGTAGACTTCGTATCAGCTTAAATATGGCCTTTCGCGAAATAAAAGATCCCCAAGGCATTTGTAAGGATGTGAGTAATCTTGGACGTTGGGGAAATGGCGATGTGGAATTTAGTCTTTCCTCTGTTAACGAAATTGAGTACGCTATGTTTTTGATCAAACAGTCTTTTGAAAAACAACTGGATGATGAATAA
- a CDS encoding YbjN domain-containing protein has translation MIDITQTFKNYINQIDFYMNEELGEEGTSFFSMNVKTDNGANIRIVVSFQENYPSADVYCFNVADINNPLKRDIALQHINDVNNSYRYAKFHITSEGTVSISTALDFGGDLILK, from the coding sequence ATGATTGATATTACACAAACTTTTAAGAATTATATTAACCAGATTGATTTTTATATGAATGAAGAACTTGGTGAAGAAGGGACTTCTTTTTTCTCTATGAATGTAAAAACTGATAACGGTGCAAATATCAGAATAGTTGTTTCTTTTCAGGAAAATTATCCTTCTGCAGATGTTTATTGTTTTAATGTCGCAGATATAAATAATCCTTTAAAAAGAGATATCGCACTGCAACATATAAATGATGTGAACAATAGTTACAGATATGCTAAATTTCATATAACTAGTGAGGGTACCGTGTCAATTTCAACAGCATTAGATTTTGGTGGGGATTTGATCCTGAAGTGA